From one Idiomarina sp. X4 genomic stretch:
- a CDS encoding DUF294 nucleotidyltransferase-like domain-containing protein encodes MEAEHVEILNFLRKYSPFNELPEEELQLTAQNTSVAYFKADTQILEFNQHIDALHVVRSGSIETYHKDGSLFNRLDEGGFFGEAGLLRKGRVRFPVKTIEDTLLYYIPGDLFNRFYDEYDAFADAVEVEEQRRVSHAVKTHESRNRTLSARVETLITREPIAINKSASIREAACLMTDEKVSSLLIYDDEKRDIPTGIITDKDLRKRVLAVDKDASDPVADIMSENLVFVQHNNRVFEAFLTMLRTNLHHLPVLRQSKVIGVIALSDVARHESQSSLYIVSSIFKQTSIEELSQLVPDVHKSFVRMVEEDANSRIIGSAMATIGRSFKQRLLELAEEKYGPPPVPYCFLALGSMARDEQTVVTDQDNAMVLDDSFEPKLHDKYFLNIAQFVSDGLNACGYTYCTGDIMATNPNWRQPLSKWKEYFTDWIENPSPEKLLHSSIFFDLDGVSGEMRFAKELNQLIRKKAPKHKRFLGSMARNALNRTPPLGFFKDFVMEKDGKHRDSINTKRRGTGPVADLIRVHALAIGAQRQNSFARLEEIIDANILPKGRGPDLRDALELISMVRIRHQALALEAGDTPDNNVAPEDLSDFERKNLKDAFQILSNAQKYLRYKYSGG; translated from the coding sequence ATGGAAGCTGAGCACGTAGAAATACTGAACTTCTTACGCAAGTACTCTCCTTTTAACGAGCTACCGGAAGAAGAACTTCAATTAACGGCACAAAACACCTCTGTTGCTTACTTTAAAGCGGACACTCAAATCCTTGAATTTAATCAACACATTGATGCACTTCACGTTGTCAGAAGTGGCTCTATAGAGACTTATCACAAAGACGGCTCGTTGTTTAACCGCTTAGATGAAGGCGGTTTTTTTGGAGAAGCCGGCTTACTTCGCAAAGGCCGAGTCCGCTTTCCCGTAAAAACCATTGAAGACACTTTGCTCTACTATATCCCAGGCGATTTATTCAATCGTTTTTATGATGAATACGATGCTTTTGCCGACGCCGTTGAAGTTGAAGAGCAACGTCGGGTCAGTCACGCGGTAAAAACGCATGAAAGCCGCAATCGTACGTTGTCCGCTCGAGTGGAAACGTTAATTACACGCGAGCCAATCGCGATTAACAAAAGTGCATCAATACGTGAAGCTGCTTGCTTAATGACCGATGAGAAAGTTTCGTCTTTGCTCATTTATGACGATGAAAAACGGGATATCCCCACCGGAATAATAACCGACAAAGATTTGCGAAAACGCGTGCTTGCAGTGGACAAAGACGCCTCCGATCCAGTGGCCGACATTATGTCGGAAAATTTAGTTTTTGTTCAGCATAATAATCGGGTTTTTGAAGCGTTCTTGACGATGCTACGCACCAACTTACACCACTTACCGGTATTACGTCAGTCCAAAGTCATAGGTGTTATTGCTTTGTCAGACGTAGCGAGACATGAATCACAAAGCAGTCTGTACATTGTGTCGAGTATCTTTAAACAAACCAGTATTGAAGAACTCTCCCAATTAGTTCCAGATGTCCACAAAAGCTTTGTGCGTATGGTTGAAGAAGACGCGAACTCTCGCATAATCGGGTCGGCCATGGCGACCATTGGGCGCAGCTTTAAACAACGCTTATTAGAGTTGGCTGAGGAAAAGTATGGTCCGCCTCCTGTACCATACTGTTTCCTGGCTCTCGGCTCCATGGCTCGTGATGAACAAACCGTTGTGACCGACCAGGACAATGCAATGGTTCTGGATGACAGCTTTGAACCTAAATTGCATGACAAATACTTTTTAAATATTGCGCAGTTTGTTTCTGACGGGTTAAACGCTTGCGGTTATACGTATTGCACAGGCGATATAATGGCAACCAACCCTAATTGGCGTCAGCCGTTATCAAAATGGAAAGAATACTTCACCGACTGGATAGAAAACCCGTCACCAGAAAAGCTTCTGCATTCGTCCATTTTCTTCGACTTAGATGGCGTCAGTGGTGAGATGCGTTTTGCAAAAGAATTAAACCAGCTCATTCGAAAAAAGGCGCCGAAACATAAGCGTTTTTTGGGATCGATGGCTCGCAATGCGTTAAACCGTACTCCCCCACTCGGCTTTTTTAAAGACTTTGTCATGGAGAAAGACGGTAAGCACCGTGACAGTATAAACACAAAGCGTCGCGGCACCGGCCCGGTGGCCGACTTAATTCGTGTACACGCTCTAGCTATTGGTGCACAACGGCAAAATTCGTTTGCTCGCCTCGAAGAAATTATTGATGCCAATATCTTACCCAAAGGTCGCGGTCCTGATTTACGGGATGCATTAGAATTAATTTCTATGGTTCGAATTCGTCACCAGGCGTTAGCTCTGGAGGCAGGTGATACGCCAGATAACAATGTGGCGCCTGAAGACCTGTCTGACTTTGAGCGTAAAAACTTGAAAGATGCTTTCCAAATTCTCAGTAATGCGCAGAAATACCTGCGTTATAAATACTCTGGAGGCTAA
- a CDS encoding BCCT family transporter: MIPDGEVNPINTDYQIGQDNVVMKVGPFGLDFHNRVFAISGLAIIAFVFITLAFQNQAEPIFTSTKNWLTANLDWFFIGAANIFVLLCLFLVFSPLGRVRIGGTEAKPDFSYLGWFSMLFAAGMGIGLMFYGVSEPITHFSTALGGTEVNADGIRTDWAPLGAAGGNEEKAIALGMAATIFHWALHPWAIYAVLALGLALFSFNKGLPLTIRSIFYPILGERVWGWPGHIIDIIAILATLFGLATSLGLGASQAASGFNFLFGWDQGSTTQVLLVIGITAVALVSVLAGLESGVQRLSQINMTLAALLMLFVIIVGPTVAILTGFVDNLYNYVVNLPALSNPVGREDLNYSQGWTSFYWAWWIAWSPFVGMFIARVSRGRTVREFLVSVLLIPSLACVFWMSVFGTAAIEQFLAGAEKVAEVDLSLQLFVMLEGLPWTGITSFVAIVLVMVFFITSSDSGSLVIDTISAGGKVHAPTTQKVFWCTFEGLVAIALILGGGLVALQAMAVSAGLPFTIVLLAACVALVQGLRSEPRVGKTTK; the protein is encoded by the coding sequence GCTAGCCATTATCGCTTTCGTATTTATTACGTTAGCATTTCAGAATCAGGCAGAGCCAATATTTACCAGCACGAAAAACTGGTTAACAGCGAATTTAGACTGGTTCTTTATTGGGGCTGCAAACATATTTGTCTTACTTTGTTTGTTCTTAGTATTTTCCCCATTAGGAAGAGTCCGAATTGGGGGTACAGAAGCAAAACCTGACTTCTCTTACCTGGGCTGGTTCTCAATGTTATTTGCGGCAGGCATGGGTATTGGACTCATGTTTTATGGTGTGTCCGAGCCTATAACGCACTTCAGTACCGCTCTTGGCGGAACGGAAGTTAACGCGGATGGTATTCGCACCGACTGGGCGCCGCTTGGCGCTGCCGGAGGAAATGAAGAAAAAGCCATTGCCCTTGGTATGGCTGCAACCATTTTCCATTGGGCTTTACACCCTTGGGCCATATACGCAGTTCTGGCTTTAGGCTTGGCACTGTTCTCTTTTAATAAGGGATTACCATTAACCATTCGCTCTATTTTCTACCCCATTTTGGGAGAGCGTGTTTGGGGCTGGCCAGGCCATATCATTGACATCATTGCCATTTTGGCTACGTTGTTCGGCTTAGCTACATCACTGGGTTTAGGCGCCTCTCAAGCGGCTTCCGGCTTTAACTTTTTATTCGGTTGGGACCAGGGCAGTACAACGCAAGTGTTGCTGGTTATCGGTATTACCGCTGTCGCTTTAGTCTCTGTTTTAGCCGGCCTTGAATCTGGTGTTCAGCGTTTATCGCAAATCAATATGACACTCGCCGCACTGTTAATGCTCTTTGTTATTATAGTGGGGCCAACGGTTGCTATTCTGACTGGTTTCGTCGATAACCTGTATAACTACGTTGTGAACTTACCTGCACTGTCTAACCCCGTTGGTCGGGAAGACTTAAACTACTCACAAGGCTGGACTTCATTCTATTGGGCGTGGTGGATAGCATGGTCACCTTTTGTAGGCATGTTCATTGCTCGTGTTTCTCGCGGTCGTACTGTACGTGAATTCTTAGTTTCAGTGCTGCTGATTCCATCACTGGCTTGTGTGTTCTGGATGAGCGTATTTGGTACCGCGGCTATTGAGCAATTCCTTGCCGGCGCAGAAAAGGTCGCAGAAGTTGACTTATCATTACAACTGTTTGTGATGTTGGAAGGCCTGCCCTGGACGGGCATCACATCCTTCGTAGCCATTGTCCTTGTCATGGTGTTCTTCATTACGTCATCTGACTCTGGCTCATTGGTTATTGATACCATCAGTGCGGGCGGTAAAGTTCACGCACCAACCACTCAGAAAGTATTCTGGTGTACTTTTGAAGGATTAGTCGCTATTGCTCTAATCCTTGGCGGTGGCCTTGTTGCCTTGCAGGCGATGGCGGTATCAGCGGGACTTCCATTTACGATCGTTCTACTCGCGGCGTGTGTTGCGCTAGTCCAGGGCTTGCGCTCTGAACCACGAGTTGGTAAAACCACAAAATAA